One window of the Notolabrus celidotus isolate fNotCel1 chromosome 23, fNotCel1.pri, whole genome shotgun sequence genome contains the following:
- the LOC117807098 gene encoding uncharacterized protein LOC117807098 isoform X2 has product MTSPKLLFYLLFFILEQSAQVTDLSSSVHQERSFVSVNEGDSLTLQCVSKGNMVTRFFWYKQPLGHKPRLMSTFITSTRSFAFYDEWKNNSRFTLDTENGGNNLVISDSRVSDTATYFCACSFSITFEFLEGFLVSVKSSDLTVPTFIHQSESETIQPGGSVTLSCTVHTGSCDGEHSVYWFKDSEESQPGLIYTSGGQNDQCEREHNHQTCVYNLPVKSVNRSHAGTYYCAVVSCGHVTFGNRTELELDREEDSLVSVYFLSGALTFTIILIIFLAFILMVNMKLTSCQCRDTLASSSLNAQANNNEDDLHYAAVRVSKARRSRRHGDDTEAECVYTSVKQ; this is encoded by the exons ATGACATCTCCAAAGTTACTTTTCTATCTTCTATTTTTCATCCTGGAGCAAAGCG CTCAAGTTACCGATCTGTCCTCATCTGTTCATCAAGAGAGGAGTTTTGTATCCGTGAATGAGGGAGACAGCCTGACTTTGCAGTGCGTCTCTAAAGGTAATATGGTGACAAGGTTTTTCTGGTATAAGCAACCTCTGGGACACAAACCAAGACTTATGTCGACCTTCATCACATCCACTAGAAGCTTTGCTTTTTATGATGAATGGAAGAACAATTCACGCTTCACACTGGACACTGAAAATGGAGGAAATAACTTGGTTATCTCAGATTCACGCGTTTCAGACACAGCTACTTACTTCTGTGCATGTAGCTTTTCAATCACATTTGAATTCTTGGAGGGTTTTTTAGTGAGTGTTAAGAGCTCAGATTTGACCGTCCCTACCTTCATCCATCAGTCAGAGTCTGAGACCATCCAGCCAGGAGGCTCTGTGACTCTGAGCTGTACCGTCCACACTGGGAGCTGTGATGGAGAACACAGTGTTTACTGGTTCAAAGACTCTGAGGAGTCTCAACCAGGACTCATTTACACCAGTGGAGGACAAAATGATCAGTGTGAGAGAGAACACAACCATCAAACCTGCGTCTACAATCTGCCGGTCAAGAGTGTGAATCGCTCTCATGCTGGGACCTACTACTGCGCTGTGGTCTCATGTGGACACGTTACGTTTGGAAACAGGACCGAGCTGGAATTAGACC GTGAGGAGGACTCTCTTGTCTCAGTGTACTTCTTGAGTGGCGCTTTGACATTCACCATCATCCTCATTATTTTCCTCGCTTTCATACTGATGGTCAATATGAAGCTAACCAGCTGCCAGTGCAGAG acacgTTGGCCTCTTCGTCACTGAATGCACAG GCTAACAACAACGAGGACGATCTCCATTACGCTGCTGTACGGGTCAGCAAGGCCAGAAGGTCAAGAAGACATGGAGATGACACAGAGGCGGAGTGTGTTTACACGAGTGTGAAGCAATAA
- the LOC117807098 gene encoding uncharacterized protein LOC117807098 isoform X1 yields the protein MIKLYIDSYVSAVKVVLTCLCFVCFVTSAQVTDLSSSVHQERSFVSVNEGDSLTLQCVSKGNMVTRFFWYKQPLGHKPRLMSTFITSTRSFAFYDEWKNNSRFTLDTENGGNNLVISDSRVSDTATYFCACSFSITFEFLEGFLVSVKSSDLTVPTFIHQSESETIQPGGSVTLSCTVHTGSCDGEHSVYWFKDSEESQPGLIYTSGGQNDQCEREHNHQTCVYNLPVKSVNRSHAGTYYCAVVSCGHVTFGNRTELELDREEDSLVSVYFLSGALTFTIILIIFLAFILMVNMKLTSCQCRDTLASSSLNAQANNNEDDLHYAAVRVSKARRSRRHGDDTEAECVYTSVKQ from the exons ATGATAAAGCTTTACATTGATTCATATGTATCTGCTGTAAAAGTAGTATTAACTTgcctttgttttgtctgttttgtcacCTCAGCTCAAGTTACCGATCTGTCCTCATCTGTTCATCAAGAGAGGAGTTTTGTATCCGTGAATGAGGGAGACAGCCTGACTTTGCAGTGCGTCTCTAAAGGTAATATGGTGACAAGGTTTTTCTGGTATAAGCAACCTCTGGGACACAAACCAAGACTTATGTCGACCTTCATCACATCCACTAGAAGCTTTGCTTTTTATGATGAATGGAAGAACAATTCACGCTTCACACTGGACACTGAAAATGGAGGAAATAACTTGGTTATCTCAGATTCACGCGTTTCAGACACAGCTACTTACTTCTGTGCATGTAGCTTTTCAATCACATTTGAATTCTTGGAGGGTTTTTTAGTGAGTGTTAAGAGCTCAGATTTGACCGTCCCTACCTTCATCCATCAGTCAGAGTCTGAGACCATCCAGCCAGGAGGCTCTGTGACTCTGAGCTGTACCGTCCACACTGGGAGCTGTGATGGAGAACACAGTGTTTACTGGTTCAAAGACTCTGAGGAGTCTCAACCAGGACTCATTTACACCAGTGGAGGACAAAATGATCAGTGTGAGAGAGAACACAACCATCAAACCTGCGTCTACAATCTGCCGGTCAAGAGTGTGAATCGCTCTCATGCTGGGACCTACTACTGCGCTGTGGTCTCATGTGGACACGTTACGTTTGGAAACAGGACCGAGCTGGAATTAGACC GTGAGGAGGACTCTCTTGTCTCAGTGTACTTCTTGAGTGGCGCTTTGACATTCACCATCATCCTCATTATTTTCCTCGCTTTCATACTGATGGTCAATATGAAGCTAACCAGCTGCCAGTGCAGAG acacgTTGGCCTCTTCGTCACTGAATGCACAG GCTAACAACAACGAGGACGATCTCCATTACGCTGCTGTACGGGTCAGCAAGGCCAGAAGGTCAAGAAGACATGGAGATGACACAGAGGCGGAGTGTGTTTACACGAGTGTGAAGCAATAA